A single Lolium perenne isolate Kyuss_39 chromosome 6, Kyuss_2.0, whole genome shotgun sequence DNA region contains:
- the LOC127308373 gene encoding auxin-induced protein 6B-like, with protein MGEHSRASSNKIRDIVRLQQLLKKWKRLALAPKAGKHGGSCAAAGVPKGFFAVCVGEEMKRFVIPTEYLGHWAFEELLREAEEEFGFQHEGALRIPCDVEVFEGILRLVGRKEDAACYCSSERELLCI; from the coding sequence ATGGGTGAACACAGCAGGGCAAGTAGCAACAAGATCAGAGACATTGTGAGGCTGCAGCAGCTCCTCAAGAAGTGGAAGCGGCTCGCGCTTGCACCGAAAGCCGGCAAGCACGGTGGCAGCTGTGCTGCTGCTGGCGTCCCGAAGGGCTTCTTCGCTGTGTGCGTCGGGGAGGAGATGAAGAGGTTCGTGATCCCCACGGAGTACCTTGGGCACTGGGCGTTCGAGGAGCTACTCAGAGAGGCAGAGGAGGAGTTTGGGTTCCAGCACGAGGGTGCCCTGAGGATCCCCTGCGATGTTGAGGTGTTTGAGGGCATCCTGAGGCTGGTGGGAAGGAAGGAGGATGCTGCGTGCTACTGTTCTTCAGAGCGTGAGCTCTTGTGCATATGA
- the LOC127308372 gene encoding KIN17-like protein, producing the protein MGKSDFLTPKAIANRIKAKGLQKLRWYCQMCQKQCRDENGFKCHCMSESHQRQMAIFGQAPDRIVDGFSDEFLDEFLTLLRRAHRSSRVAATVIYNEFIADRNHVHMNSTRWQTLTEFVKFLGKAGHAKVEDTPKGWFITYIDRDSEQAIKARLKRKRVKSDLADDERQELMIARQIERAQRAQADFGDDASPNAAEDDDLGSEEDDYSGSDDDDQEEETTANKPKEKIAIALQRAAPAPKVNPFDDKPKMKFGFEEEEETANKKGKATDARRSAIEDLMKEEEKAKERSNRKDYWLCPGIVVKVMSKTLADKGYYKQKGLVKRVIDKYVGEIEMLDSKHVLRVDQDELETVIPQIGGLVRIVNGAYRGSNARLLSVDTERFSAKLQVEKGLYDGKVLRAIEYEDICKIAQ; encoded by the coding sequence ATGGGGAAGAGCGACTTCCTGACGCCGAAGGCGATCGCGAACCGGATCAAGGCCAAGGGGCTGCAGAAGCTGCGGTGGTACTGCCAGATGTGCCAGAAGCAGTGCCGCGACGAGAACGGCTTCAAGTGCCACTGCATGTCGGAGTCGCACCAGCGCCAGATGGCCATCTTCGGCCAGGCGCCCGACCGCATCGTCGACGGATTCTCCGACGAGTTCCTCGACGAGTTCCTCACGCTGCTCCGCCGCGCGCACCGCAGCTCGCGCGTCGCCGCAACCGTCATCTACAACGAGTTCATCGCCGACCGCAACCACGTGCACATGAACTCCACGCGCTGGCAGACGCTCACCGAGTTCGTCAAGTTCCTCGGAAAGGCGGGCCACGCCAAGGTCGAGGACACGCCCAAGGGATGGTTCATCACCTACATCGACAGGGACTCGGAGCAGGCCATCAAGGCCAGGCTCAAGCGCAAGAGGGTCAAGTCCGACCTCGCTGACGATGAGCGCCAGGAGCTCATGATTGCACGGCAGATCGAGCGGGCCCAGCGGGCACAGGCTGATTTTGGCGATGATGCCTCTCCTAATGCTGCAGAAGATGACGACCTCGGCAGCGAAGAAGATGATTATTCAGGTTcagatgatgatgatcaagaagagGAGACCACCGCCAACAAGCCAAAAGAGAAGATTGCTATTGCGCTCCAGCGGGCTGCACCTGCGCCTAAGGTTAACCCCTTTGATGATAAGCCCAAGATGAAATTCGGcttcgaggaagaggaggagaccGCAAACAAGAAAGGGAAAGCAACGGATGCGAGGAGGTCCGCAATCGAGGATCTgatgaaggaggaggagaaggccaaGGAGCGCAGCAACCGCAAGGACTACTGGCTCTGCCCGGGTATCGTCGTCAAGGTGATGAGCAAGACGCTGGCTGACAAGGGGTACTACAAGCAGAAGGGGTTGGTCAAGAGGGTGATTGACAAGTACGTCGGGGAGATTGAGATGCTGGACAGCAAGCATGTTCTCAGGGTCGACCAGGATGAGCTTGAGACTGTGATCCCGCAGATCGGTGGGCTCGTGCGCATCGTTAATGGGGCTTACCGGGGCTCAAACGCGAGGTTGCTCTCTGTGGACACTGAGAGATTCAGTGCCAAACTGCAGGTTGAGAAGGGCCTCTATGATGGGAAAGTTCTCAGGGCCATCGAGTATGAGGACATTTGCAAGATTGCTCAGTGA